Proteins found in one Rhodobacteraceae bacterium D3-12 genomic segment:
- a CDS encoding glucose-6-phosphate isomerase — translation MLKSLLPLALVSSIALSGCVEMSSNDKQNLGGALAGGAVGLITAKALGANTNWTILTTLAGAAAGVMVARNQNNNECAYSNGDGTYYTRPCG, via the coding sequence ATGCTTAAATCACTTCTTCCCCTCGCCCTCGTCAGCAGCATCGCACTCAGCGGCTGTGTCGAGATGTCCTCGAACGACAAGCAAAACCTTGGCGGCGCGCTCGCAGGTGGCGCGGTTGGGCTGATCACGGCCAAGGCGCTCGGTGCGAATACCAACTGGACCATTCTGACAACCCTCGCCGGTGCCGCCGCTGGCGTCATGGTCGCGCGCAATCAAAACAACAACGAATGCGCCTATTCCAATGGTGACGGAACATATTACACCCGCCCCTGCGGCTAA